Part of the Streptomyces sp. WMMC500 genome is shown below.
TCGCGGGCTTCACCACCTGGCGGCTCGTGCTGCCCGTGAGTCCCGCCGCCTTCGCCCCGCACGAGACCTGGGGCCGCGGGGAGCTGTGGGGATCGCAGCCCCTCGCGGACGGCCGCGTGTACGCCTACGCCACGGCTGTCGTGCCCGAGGGCCGGGTCTCTCCGGGCGGTGAACTCGCCGAACTGCGCCGCCGCTTCGCCGGCTGGCACGATCCGGTGCCCGCCATCCTGGCCGCCGCGGAACCCGGCCAGGTGCTGCGCCACGACGTGCGCTGGCTGGAAGAGCCGCTGCCCGCCTTCCACCTGGGCCGCGTCGCGCTCCTCGGCGACGCCGCCCACGCCATGACCCCGAACCTCGGCCAGGGCGGCAACCAGGCCATCGAGGACGGCGTCGTCCTCGCCCACCACGCCGCCGCCGACCCCACCGCCGTACCCGGGGCCCTGGAGCGCTACACCCGCGACCGCCTCCCGCGCACCCGCGCCGTGGCGCTGCGCTCCGCCCGCGCCGGCCGGCTGATCAACCTGACCGGACCGCTCGCCGTCCGCACCCGCAACGCCCTGATCCGCGGTGTCGGGCTGCTCGGCCCCCGCGTCGTGCTGCGCGGGCTGGACGGCGTCGCGGACTGGGAGCCGCCCGCCGCCGGCGCCGACCCGGGCGGCCCGTATGCTTCCCCCGCACGGGCGGCGCCCTGACGCGGGTACTCCTGCCGCGGGGGCGGCCCGCCGGGCGAAGGCTGCGGACGGGAGCGGACATGACCACGGGCGCCACGCCCCTGAAGGCCGGCGTGATCGGGCTCGGCGACATCGCGCGGAAGGCGTACCTGCCGGTGCTCGCCTCGCTGCCCGGCGTGGAGCCGCACCTGTACACCCGCACGCCCGCCACCCTCGCCCGCGTCGCCGGCGCCCACCGCATCCCGCCCGACCAGCGCCACCGCGATTTCGACGCGCTGCTCGCGGCCGGCCTCGACGCCGCGTTCGTGCACGCACCGACCGCCGCGCACGTCGAGCTGGCCAGCGCGCTGCTGGAGGCGGACGTCCCCGTCTACGTCGACAAGCCGCTGGCGTACGACCTCGCCGGCGCCGAACGCCTGGTACGGCTCGCGGACGAGCGCCGCGTCTCGCTGATGACCGGCTTCAACCGCCGCCACGCGCCCGGCTACCTCCAGTGCCTGGAGCACCCGCGCGAGCTGATCCTCCTGCAGAAGCACCGCGTCGGGCTGCCCGAGGACCCCCGCACGATGGTCTTCGACGACTTCATACACGTCGTCGACACGCTGCGCTTCCTCGCCCCCGGCCCCGTCGAGGACGTCGGCGTGCGCGCCCGGGTCCGCGACGGGCTCCTGCACCACGTCGTCCTGCAGTTGTCCGGCGACGGGTTCACCGCCGTCGGCGCGATGAACAGGCTGTCGGGCTCCGCCGAGGAGATCCTCGAAGTGTCCGGCCAGGACACCAAGCGCGAGGTCCGCAACCTCGCCGAGGTGGTGGACCACAAGGGCCAGCCCAGCGTGCGGCGGCGCGGCGACTGGGTGCCGGTGGCGCGGCAGCGCGGCATCGAGCAGGCCGTGCTGGTGTTCCTGGACGCGATACGGGCGGGGGAGCTCCTGAGCGCGCGGGACGCGCTCGCCACCCACGAGCTGTGCGAGCGGATCGTCGGCGCGGTGGGCCGCTCGGGTTGATTCCCTCACCCGTACGCCGGGCCTGACCGGAGCAATGAGCAGAAAATCATAAGAAAAAGGGCAAGCTCGTTCCCGTTCGTGCTCCGACCGTACGAAGGGGGCGCCCATGCCCCGGCGCCGCACCCGGCTCACCGCAGCCGCAGGCACCGCCACCGCGTTCGCCGCCGCCGCGGCGCTCCTCGCCGCGGGCTGCGCCCCGGCCGACCCCTCCGCCGCGCCCGCCGCGGCCGGACCCGGGCCCGAAGCCCGGCCGTTCACGCTGCTGGCGACCGGCGACGTCATCCCGTACCCCTCGATCATGGAGCAGGCGGCCGAGGACGGCGGGGGCGAGGACCACGACTTCCGGCCCATGTTCGCCGCCGTTGCGCCCACCGTGGCCGCGGCCGACCTCGCGCTGTGCCACCTGGAGACCCCCCTCGGGCCGCCGGAGGGGCCCTTCACCGGCTACCCGTCGTTCCAGTCCCCGCCCGGGCTCGCCGCCGCGCTGCGCGACGTCGGCTACGACGGCTGCTCCACCGCCTCCAACCACGCGCTCGACTCCGGCGCCGACGGCGTACGCCGCACCCTCGACGCCCTCGACGGCGCCGGCCTGCACTACGCCGGCACCGGCCGCACCCGCGCCGAGTCCGCCCGCCCCGCCCTGCTGCGCGCCGGCGGCGCCCGGG
Proteins encoded:
- a CDS encoding Gfo/Idh/MocA family oxidoreductase, giving the protein MKAGVIGLGDIARKAYLPVLASLPGVEPHLYTRTPATLARVAGAHRIPPDQRHRDFDALLAAGLDAAFVHAPTAAHVELASALLEADVPVYVDKPLAYDLAGAERLVRLADERRVSLMTGFNRRHAPGYLQCLEHPRELILLQKHRVGLPEDPRTMVFDDFIHVVDTLRFLAPGPVEDVGVRARVRDGLLHHVVLQLSGDGFTAVGAMNRLSGSAEEILEVSGQDTKREVRNLAEVVDHKGQPSVRRRGDWVPVARQRGIEQAVLVFLDAIRAGELLSARDALATHELCERIVGAVGRSG
- a CDS encoding FAD-dependent monooxygenase; the protein is MKQPRALVIGSGPGGLTAAAALHRRGWSVTVLERVASIEPVGAAISLAANAQRALDAIGVGDAVRDLAAWEGSGGLRTPDGRWLSRTDADAVAERFGGGVALVHRADLAALLAARLPAGALRTEVPAEVEDPGGPGCPARVAVPDGVMEAELVVAADGIGSAARRALFPEHPGPAFAGFTTWRLVLPVSPAAFAPHETWGRGELWGSQPLADGRVYAYATAVVPEGRVSPGGELAELRRRFAGWHDPVPAILAAAEPGQVLRHDVRWLEEPLPAFHLGRVALLGDAAHAMTPNLGQGGNQAIEDGVVLAHHAAADPTAVPGALERYTRDRLPRTRAVALRSARAGRLINLTGPLAVRTRNALIRGVGLLGPRVVLRGLDGVADWEPPAAGADPGGPYASPARAAP